One window of Micropterus dolomieu isolate WLL.071019.BEF.003 ecotype Adirondacks linkage group LG13, ASM2129224v1, whole genome shotgun sequence genomic DNA carries:
- the LOC123982166 gene encoding uncharacterized protein LOC123982166 codes for MMRLGDDIWQQLSQLSCSSEGGNTSSKYEDFISQSVLIQSGPPAVYQLRPKKENIGSLRRMTLGERNVNKINKTILLVGETGTGKSTLVNALVNYAMGVKWEDDVWFKFVEDEKERLEQESQTSDVMVYQVFGFEGETLPYSLTIIDTPGYGSTRGTEHDDTVSQGLLGWFSSGEVHEINAVGLVLKANVYHLSDRMRYVFDSVASLFGKDMEKNIVALITHSNGLTPVNALKALDAAKVKCARNEKNQPVYFLFDNCQNTERTQGNKSVFETAWETSMRGMNEFTYFLEKSGPQNLMTTIEVLKTRIRLTACIQNLKERVEFTEQKQRENQQTQEALKKHEEEMKRNEEFTIEVDEIYKVKERIEGGMRGLFFYEAAVCCTVCEENCHYPGCTKAWSPGYCQIMKDGRCTSCTRKCPVSDHVKENWIYVTKTRKVQKTLQDVKEKYERGKAGCEETTSLLETLEKQMEKLQKEKDQMLEKSFELVVRLDQIALNVDSLSTQVHLDFLIENMKEKGDAEKVQKLEEMKSREDKGVPRAMRFKLAAAKN; via the exons ATGATGAGACTGGGTGATGACATTTGGCAGCAGTTATCACAGCTTTCCTGCAGCTCAGAGGGAGG GAACACATCATCCAAATATGAAGACTTCATTTCCCAAAGTGTTCTGATCCAATCAGGACCTCCTGCTGTCTACCAGCTGAGACCAAAGAAAGAGAACATTGGATCTCTAAGAAGAATGACTCTTGGGGAAAGAAATGTGAACAAGATAAACAAAACCATCTTGCTTGTGGGTGAAACAGGAACAGGAAAATCTACTCTGGTCAACGCTCTGGTCAACTACGCCATGGGAGTGAAGTGGGAGGATGATGTCTGGTTTAAGTTCGTAGAGGACGAGAAGGAGAGACTAGAACAAGAGAGTCAGACATCAGATGTGATGGTGTACCAGGTCTTTGGTTTTGAAGGTGAAACTCTGCCCTACTCTCTGACCATCATCGATACTCCTGGATACGGAAGCACCAGAGGGACTGAACATGATGACACAGTCAGTCAGGGATTATTAGGCTGGTTCAGCTCTGGAGAAGTTCATGAGATTAATGCAGTGGGTCTGGTGCTGAAAGCAAATGTATATCACCTGAGTGACCGAATGAGGTACGTCTTTGATTCAGTGGCGTCTCTGTTTGGAAAAGACATGGAGAAGAACATTGTTGCTCTCATCACACACTCAAATGGTCTGACACCTGTAAATGCTTTGAAAGCTCTTGATGCTGCAAAAGTGAAATGTGccagaaatgaaaagaatcagcctgtttacttcctgtttgaTAACTGCcagaacacagagagaacacagGGAAACAAGTCTGTTTTTGAGACTGCATGGGAAACATCAATGAGAGGAATGAATGAATTTACATACTTTCTAGAAAAATCTGGGCCTCAAAATCTGATGACAACTATTGAAGTGTTGAAGACACGAATCAGACTGACAGCCTGCATCCAAAACCTGAAAGAGAGAGTTGAGTTcactgaacagaaacagagagaaaaccaacagactcaggaagcTCTGAAGAAACatgaagaagagatgaagagaaatgaAGAATTCACTATAGAAGTTGATGAGATCTACAAAGTTAAAGAAAGAATTGAAGGTGGAATGCgggggttgtttttttatgaagcAGCTGTCTGCTGTACAGTCTGTGAGGAGAACTGTCACTATCCTGGATGCACAAAGGCCTGGAGTCCAGGATACTGTCAGATCATGAAAGATGGCCGCTGCACTTCATGTACCAGGAAGTGTCCTGTATCAGATCATGTGAAAGAAAACTGGATCTATGTGACCAAGACAAGGAAAGTTCAGAAGACCCTgcaagatgtgaaggagaagtATGAAAGAGGTAAAGCAGGCTGTGAGGAGACAACAAGCCTTTTGGAAACTTTAGAAAAGCAAATGGAAAAacttcagaaagaaaaagatcagATGTTGGAAAAGTCCTTCGAGCTTGTTGTCAGACTGGATCAGATCGCCCTGAATGTTGATTCACTGTCCACTCAAGTCCACTTGGACTTCCTGATTGAGAACATGAAGGAGAAAGGAGACGCAGAGAAGGTCCAGAAACTGGAGGAGATGAAGAGTCGAGAGGATAAAGGAGTCCCGCGAGCAATGCGGTTCAAACTAGCAGCAGCTAAAAATTGA